CCGAGATTTCGCTCGACATCGGCGAGGGCGAACGCGCGCACCTCGTTCCGCTCGCGCCAGCCGCCGGCAAGCTGCGGCTATGGCTTGCGCGCTCCGCCTTCGCGCAGCCGGCGCTCGACGGCGGCCGCGGCGTCGGCGTGGCGAAGGGCGCGGCGCTGGCGCTTGCCGGCGACACGCCGCTCGCGCTCTGGAACGGTGAAGGCAGCGCGCCCATGCGCGTCGCGCTTGGCGCCATTGACGTCGACACGCGGCCGGCGATCAAAGGCGGCGCGTTGTTCGCTGGAATCGTCCCGCCGATGAGCGCGCAGCCTGTCGATATGGATGACGCCGCCGGGCCGCTCGCGCTCGACCTCGCCGGCGGACTCGCCGCCTTTGCACAGCCGCGCGTCGTCTTTGGCGACGGCGCCGCAACGTCGCGCATTCTGCACGGCGTCAAATCGCGCGTGCTTCTCGTCAACATGACGCAAACGCCTCAGCCCGCGCGCATTGCCCGCGAGCCGGGCGAGAACAATAGGCTCGACGCAACGCGCGCATTCACGCGCTTCTTCCCTGCGGCCGGACAGATGTCGCTGCCGCTCGAGGCGCAGCAGAATGACAAGCTGATCGTCAGCGGCGCGCAGGCGACGGTCATCTCGAACAGCGGCCGCATCTCGCGCGGCACGAACATTGCGCTCGACGGCGCCGGCGAAGCGATTATCGAGCACGGCCCTGGCCTCGTCGCTTTTTGGATCGAGCGCGCCGGCGCATCGCCCTGGCCGGCGCCGGCGGCGCGCGCGCTCAATCCGCCGCAGCGCGTGGCGCTGGAGGGCGCGGCGATGCGCTTTTCGATCAAGGGCGACAAACCTGTGCTGTTGAGAGCGACAGGCGGCGCACCGGCGATCGTCGGTTTCACGCAGAATGGCAGGCGGGAGACGCTCGCCTTCGCCAATGGCGTCGATCTTCATCGCTACATGACGCCGGGCGAAGCGACGCTCGACATTTACGCGCCCTACGACGGCGCGCTGTCCGGCATGCTCGATATTTCGACGCAGCCCGTTACCGAAGCGCATGAAGGCGTGAACGACGCGGTGGCGGTTTCGCCCGGCGCAAGCGCGCTCTTCAGCTTCGAGGTGAAGGAAGGGCGCAATATCGGTATCGGCGTGCGCGCGGAGCCCGATCGCGTCAGCGCGCGGCTCATGGATGCGCAAGGCAAGACGCTCGGCGAAGGCGTCGCGCAAACGATGACGCTCTCGCCCGGCCGCTATTTTATCGAGGCGCGCACGCCCGCCGACGCGCAGGCGACGACGATCCGTGCGGCGATCGTCGGGCTGTCGCCGCCTGTGAACGCGCCGCCGGCGGAGATCGTCGCCGAGCTGCTCGACAAGGCCGGCATGAAGAAAAGCAAGGCGCAATGATTTCGAAAGGCGCGGCGATGAAAAACATTCTGCTTCTCTCTCTCTGCGCGCTCCTTGCCGCGGCGACGCCGCTGCGCGCGGAAGCCCCGCCCGTCTTCGATCGCGCGCAACGCGCCGATGGCGCGCGCGTCGCGCCGGATCGGTTTTTGCGCGCCTATGATCCGGTGACGCTCTTCTTTCCGAGCGACACGGGGCCGAAGGCCGGCGGCGCGGAAGACACGCCGCAAAAATATGTGACGATGACCCCGCAGCCTGCCGGCGAATGGCGCTGGCTCGGTCCGCGCGCGCTGCAATTTCGCCCCGCCGACGCCTGGAAGCCGCTGTCGCGCGTCGACGTGAAGCTCGGCGCAGCGGAGACCAGACTCGTCGCGCTGCTGCCGACGCCGCGTTCCACCAATCCCGCCGAGGGCGCCGATCCGCAACTCGAACTGACGCAGATCGCCCTCACATTCGCCGAGCCGGTCGACGTCGCCGCGCTGACGCGGCTGCTCACGATCGAAATTCGTCCCGCGCCCGGCGTTTCGCCGCAAGGCGGACAAATGCTCAGCGCTTCGGCCTATGAAATCCGCGCGCTGGAGCGGGGCGAGCGCGCCGAGGAGCAGACCTACGTCATCCGCTTCCGTGAACGGATCGCCGACGGCCGCGTTGCGATCCTGCGGCTGCGGCTTTCCGACGAAGCCGGACTCGACGACCAGACCTATGAATTGCGGCTGCGCACTGCCCCGCCCTTCGCGGCGACGGAGGCGAGCTGCGGCCACGGCTGGAGCGACGACCGCGCCGAAAACGTGCTGCGCTGCGCATCCTATCTTACGACGCCCGAGAGCGGCGAAGAGGAAGGCGACGCCGCCGCCATCCCCTATGCGCCGACGAGCAAGCGGCAGCTCACGCTCTCCTTTAATGCGACGCCCGAGACGATCGACATTCTGCGCGCGCGCGAGGCGCTTCGGATCACGCCGCCCGTCGACGATCTTGCCGTCGAAACCGACGGCAGGCGACTGCGCATGGTCGCGAAATTCCTCTCGGACCAGGTTTACGAACTCTCCATCGCTCAAGGCGCGCTGAAAGACTCGCAAGGACGCGCGCTGGCGAGCGCCTTCTCGCAGCGCTTCGCCTTCACGCGCGACGCGCCGGCGCTGCAATGGGACGCGGGCTATGGCGTCGCCGAGCGGTTTGGCCCGCAACTTCTGCCGTTGCGCGGGCGCGGCTATGACCGCGCCGACATCCGCATCCACGCCATAGATCCCCTGTCGCGCGACTTCTTTCCCTTCCCGGCGCATGGCGTCGACACGAGCGATTCCGACGCGCCGCCCCTGCCCGGCAACGAGCCGAAGTCGTGGAGCGAGACCGCAAACATCGAGGCTGAGGCGATCAAGCAGCGCATCAAATCGCTCGGATCGCCCGCGGTGTCGCGACTCGTCGATCTGCCGATCCGCCGCAACGGCCCCGATGCGAAATTCGGCGTCGATCTCAAGGAGGATTTCGCCAAAGTCAGCGGCCGCGATCAGCCGGGGACCTATCTCGTCGGCCTGCGCGCGGTCGATGACGACAAGCGCCGCTGGCTGCGCGTGCAGATCACAGATCTCTCGCTCTCGGCCATCGAAGAGCCGACGCGGGTGCGCTTCGCGGTCACGTCGCTGTCGACGACGCAGCCTGTGAGCGGCGCGCAAATCCGCGTCGAAGGGATCAAGGACGAAAAATTCGTCACGCTGGCGAGCGGAACCACCGACGCTTCGGGCTTCTTTTCCTGGACGCCCGACAAGCGCGGCGCCGGCGAAGCGCGCCGCATCGTCGTGAACAAGGGGCTCGATACGCTCGTCATCGACCCCAACAGCGCGCCCTCGGAATATTCGCGGGAAATCTGGTCGAAGCCGGAGTCGGAATGGCTCGCCTGGACAAGCGAGGCGGACCAGCCGCGCGCCGAAAAGCCGCGCACGCTCTGCCATCTCTTCTCGGAGCGGCCCATTTATCGGCCGGAAGAATTCGCGCACATCAAGGGTTTTGTGCGCAGCTATCGCGGCGGGGCGCTGAGCCTGACGAAGACCGGCGGAACGCTTGTCGTGACGGGACCCGCCAATCAGGAATGGCGCATTCCGGTGAAGCTCGACTCCGCCGGCGGCTTCTATCACAAATTCGACGCGCAAACTCAGGCGACCGGCGACTATTCAGCGCGGTTTGAACCGGATGCGCCGAAAAAGTCGAAGAAGGCCGAAGCGCAGAAGAGCGAAACGGAAGAAGCGGCCGAGGGAGAGAGCGAAGCGACGGAGCCGGCTCAGGACATTTCCTGCGGCCAGTTCACCTTCAAGAAAGAAGCCTATCGGCTGCCGACGTTTGAGGTCGTGCTCAATGCGCCGCAGACCGTTGCGCTCGACGGGACCTTCGACGTCGACCTCCTTGCCCGTTATTTCGCTGGCGGGCTTGCAGCGGAGCGCCCCGTCAAATGGCGGGCCGCGCAATTTCCGCATGTCTTCACGCCGCCGGGGCGCGAAGGCTTTCTCTTTTCGACCGACGCGCGTTTCTCCGGCGACGGCAAGTTCAAGTCGACCGCGGTGCTCGAGCGAGATCAGCGCACCGACGCCGGCGGCGCCGCGCGCATGACCTTCGACACCGCGATCGAGCCGACGGCGCAGCCGCGCCGCTACTCCATCGAAGCGACGGTGACCGGCGACGACGGCATAGAAGTGCGCAACGTGCAGAACGTCATCGCGCTGCCGCCTTTCGTGCTCGGCGTGAAGACGCCGCGCTATGTGGAGCGTCCCGGCGCGGTGACGCCGGAGTTCATCGCCATTGACGGCAAGGGCGACGCGGTCGTCGGTCTGGAGATGACGCTGCGGCTCATCAAGCGCAACTGGATTTCGACGCTGCAGGCGTCCGACTTCGCCCAGGGCGCGGCGAAATATGTCACGCAGACGCAGGACGACGTTCTGATCGAACGCAAGGTGACGAGCGCCAAGGAGGCGCAGAAGGTCGAATTGGCGACGCGCGACGCCGGCGTCTATGTCGTGCAGCTCGAAGCCTATGACAGGCTCAAGCGCCGGCAGCAGGTGAGCGTCGACTTCTTCGTCGGCGGCGATACGCCTGTCACTTTCGCGCG
Above is a genomic segment from Methylocystis rosea containing:
- a CDS encoding alpha-2-macroglobulin; protein product: MISKGAAMKNILLLSLCALLAAATPLRAEAPPVFDRAQRADGARVAPDRFLRAYDPVTLFFPSDTGPKAGGAEDTPQKYVTMTPQPAGEWRWLGPRALQFRPADAWKPLSRVDVKLGAAETRLVALLPTPRSTNPAEGADPQLELTQIALTFAEPVDVAALTRLLTIEIRPAPGVSPQGGQMLSASAYEIRALERGERAEEQTYVIRFRERIADGRVAILRLRLSDEAGLDDQTYELRLRTAPPFAATEASCGHGWSDDRAENVLRCASYLTTPESGEEEGDAAAIPYAPTSKRQLTLSFNATPETIDILRAREALRITPPVDDLAVETDGRRLRMVAKFLSDQVYELSIAQGALKDSQGRALASAFSQRFAFTRDAPALQWDAGYGVAERFGPQLLPLRGRGYDRADIRIHAIDPLSRDFFPFPAHGVDTSDSDAPPLPGNEPKSWSETANIEAEAIKQRIKSLGSPAVSRLVDLPIRRNGPDAKFGVDLKEDFAKVSGRDQPGTYLVGLRAVDDDKRRWLRVQITDLSLSAIEEPTRVRFAVTSLSTTQPVSGAQIRVEGIKDEKFVTLASGTTDASGFFSWTPDKRGAGEARRIVVNKGLDTLVIDPNSAPSEYSREIWSKPESEWLAWTSEADQPRAEKPRTLCHLFSERPIYRPEEFAHIKGFVRSYRGGALSLTKTGGTLVVTGPANQEWRIPVKLDSAGGFYHKFDAQTQATGDYSARFEPDAPKKSKKAEAQKSETEEAAEGESEATEPAQDISCGQFTFKKEAYRLPTFEVVLNAPQTVALDGTFDVDLLARYFAGGLAAERPVKWRAAQFPHVFTPPGREGFLFSTDARFSGDGKFKSTAVLERDQRTDAGGAARMTFDTAIEPTAQPRRYSIEATVTGDDGIEVRNVQNVIALPPFVLGVKTPRYVERPGAVTPEFIAIDGKGDAVVGLEMTLRLIKRNWISTLQASDFAQGAAKYVTQTQDDVLIERKVTSAKEAQKVELATRDAGVYVVQLEAYDRLKRRQQVSVDFFVGGDTPVTFARPPAESATITTDKDKYAPGESATLIIQSPFQNARALAIVEQPNGVYDYEFVDIANGFGRYTLPVKKEQTPKLAVHFLIMRGRLKDAPPQPTASFDQGKPVTIAATKWIEVTPVKNIVNVKIEHPAKARPGDTVEVALRLSDDAGKPLAGEATFWMVDQAVLSLAKERPLDPLPDFIVERETKMAARDTRNMAFGVIPLEEIAGGDGDELQEWGAENNISVRKNFTPVPIYLPSVKIGPDGVVKIKVQLPDTLTVFKLRAKAVSGPDRFGAAGGEMLIRQALVAQPALPRFIRPGDSFDIGLVARIVEGPGGAGKASITAPALKLSGETSRKIEWAQNRPVRIDLRAAAPAQLDGDATLGFRIERDADRAKDAVEIALPVKQDREATRRFELVEIAPGETKTLAPAGEQSRPGSFSRETIVAADPSIVKLVAGLNALVEYPYGCTEQRLSLARGGLALKSFGPILAAAGLEDRVSANVKSTAQIIDQSIDADGLVAFWPRARGNVSLTAWSYDFLARAERAGEPIDKALLGRLANILKLSLRSDYPRLLSGDELRERVEALSALAEGGKLDDSYVAEFSRRADFLPNISVAQMASAAALLPNVDQRALASLIDTMWSRVKFASRNGVQVYAGQAAESASPIILPSETRSLAEMVRAAALAASGDPRANALRDALLRLGESDGWGTTNADAAAIEALAEGWRRPTASIGVTFNDGGQDRALTLDANTPVVRHVSSSDAPLKIANGSNAPLVAMIETSYMPAEPGAKAQATSDGFTITRQGWRIESGKAPEKIEVRDGVLQVKQGDLIEETAEVVNPEDRTHIAISIPLAAGFEPLNPNLATAPAEAQPSMAPTLPPTWVAFGDDRVFYAYDSLPKGTYRFAFRLRAQTAGAYTQPPALVEAMYKRGLRATSAGARLEIGK